The Rhizobium rhododendri nucleotide sequence AGACCATCAAGCCATGGCTTGCAGGCGTGACGACCGCCGATGGCGGTGATGCAGAAGCGGCCGTGAAGAAGTCGCTCGGCCTCTGAGCCCGACAGCAGAAAGGGCGGCCCCGCCGTCCTTATTCTTGCCGGAAACAACGCGTGTCACCGCTTCAGCCATCACGGAGTGAAGGCTGTGACGCGCATCTATCCGGTGCTGCAGATCTCAGCGAGGGAACGCGATGGATTGGCTCCATACATGGCTACTTGACGAAAACAACAAGATCCAGATCGGCAAGGGCGCACAGGTCGTCGTCGACTGGCTGACGGGAAACCTCAGCGGCTTCTTCGACACTGTCTCCGCCATTCTCGGCGGCGCTATCGACGGTTTGCTTTACGTGCTGCTCGGCACTTTTACCGAGGGCACCGCCTTCGAGGCCTATTACCCCTTTTTCATGATCGCCGTATTCTGCCTGATTTCCTGGCTGATCCGCCGCCATGTCGGCGTGGTGATCTTCACCGCCCTCGGGATGCTGCTGATCTACAACCAGCTCTACTGGACGGAGGCGATGGAAACTCTCGCTCTGGTGCTGGCGGCGACGCTCGTGTCGATGGTGATCGGCGTCCCTCTCGGCATCCTGGCCGCGCGACGAGCCTGGTTCTACACCATATTGCGGCCGATTCTCGACCTCATGCAGACCATTCCCACCTTCGTCTATCTGATTCCAGCCCTTATCCTTTTCGGCCTCGGCGCCGTCTCTGGCCTGGTGGCCACCGTGATCTTCGCGGTGCCCGCACCGATCCGGCTGACACGATTGGGCATCATCTCGACGCCGCCGGCACTGATCGAGGCCGCACAGGCATTTGGCGCGGCCCCGCTGCAGGTGCTGACCAAGGTGGAGCTACCCTTTGCCCTGCCTCAGATCATGGCTGGCGTCACCCAGACGATCATGCTCTCGCTGTCGATGGTGGTCATCGCCTCGATGGTCGGCGCTGCCGGTCTCGGCGCGCTCGTCCAGCGCGCGCTCGGTCAGATGAACGTGCCCATGGGCTTTGATTCCGGCATGAGCATCGTCATTCTGGCGATCGTCCTCGACCGCACCTTCAAATTCTTCGACGAAGGGGAAACCGTATGACGGCCGTGGTCAAGTTCGACAATGTCAGCATCGTCTTCGGCGACCGCCCGCAGGCAGCCATGGCGCTGGTGGACCAGGGCAGGACGCGCGACGAGATCGGCGCCCAGACGGGCCTCGTCCTCGGCGTCGCCAATGCCTCGCTCGAGATCGAGGAAGGCGAAATCCTCGTCTTGATGGGGCTGTCCGGCTCCGGCAAATCGACGCTGTTGCGCGCCGTCAACGGCCTTGCACCCGTTGTGCGCGGCGGTGTCACCGTGGAGAGCAAGGACGGACCGATAGATCCCTACAAGTGCAGCGCCAAGGCATTGCGCGACCTGCGCATGCACACGGTCTCCATGGTGTTCCAGCAATTCGCGCTGCTACCGTGGCGGACGGTGGCGGACAACATTGGTTTCGGCCTCGAACTCGCCCGCGTGCCGGAGATCGAGCGCAAGGAGCGCGTGGCCGAGCAGCTGGAACTG carries:
- the choW gene encoding choline ABC transporter permease subunit, with the translated sequence MDWLHTWLLDENNKIQIGKGAQVVVDWLTGNLSGFFDTVSAILGGAIDGLLYVLLGTFTEGTAFEAYYPFFMIAVFCLISWLIRRHVGVVIFTALGMLLIYNQLYWTEAMETLALVLAATLVSMVIGVPLGILAARRAWFYTILRPILDLMQTIPTFVYLIPALILFGLGAVSGLVATVIFAVPAPIRLTRLGIISTPPALIEAAQAFGAAPLQVLTKVELPFALPQIMAGVTQTIMLSLSMVVIASMVGAAGLGALVQRALGQMNVPMGFDSGMSIVILAIVLDRTFKFFDEGETV